The following proteins are encoded in a genomic region of Acipenser ruthenus chromosome 4, fAciRut3.2 maternal haplotype, whole genome shotgun sequence:
- the LOC117400321 gene encoding cAMP-responsive element modulator-like isoform X2, protein MTMETVVDSQQDGSASDCVTDREAIQNQSTHSPVSTVTQVSGATGGSPAVTVVQLPGGQTVQVQGVIQATQQSVIQSPQIQTVQIAAIAETDESESAESVTDSKKRREILSRRPSYRKILNELSSDTPGVPKIEEEKSEEEVTPSNIATMAVPTSIYQTSTGQYIAIAQGGAIQIANPGSDGVQGLQTFTMTNSGTPQPGATIVQYATQSGDGTQQFFVPGSQVVVQAATGDMPTYQIRTPTSSLPQGVVMAASPGSLHSPQQLADEVTRKREHRLMKNRDAAKECRRRKKEYVKCLESRVGMLEVQNKKLIEELESLKDIYGGKTN, encoded by the exons ATGACCATGGAAACTGTGGTTGACTCTCAGCAGGACGGAAGTGCTAGCGATTGTGTAACTGACAGAGAAGCAATCCAGAACCAGTCTACTCATTCTCCAGTTTCAACAGTTACACAG GTTTCTGGAGCAACAGGAGGATCTCCAGCTGTAACCGTGGTTCAGTTACCAGGCGGACAAACAGTACAGGTTCAAGGAGTCATTCAGGCAACACAACAATCAGTCATTCAGTCACCACAAATACAGACTGTTCAG atagcTGCAATAGCAGAGACAGATGAGTCGGAATCAGCAGAGAGTGTTACAGACTCAAAGAAAAGAAGAGAAATTCTCTCAAGGCGACCATCTTATAG AAAAATTCTTAACGAATTATCTTCAGATACACCGGGTGTTCCAAAGATTGAAGAGGAAAAGTCAGAAGAAGAGGTTACACCTTCAAACATAGCAACAATGGCAGTACCAACGTCCATCTATCAGACCAGCACTGGGCAATACA TTGCAATTGCTCAAGGGGGGGCAATCCAGATTGCCAATCCAGGATCTGATGGTGTTCAGGGACTACAGACATTTACCATGACAAATTCAGGAACCCCACAGCCTGGGGCTACAATTGTGCAGTATGCCACACAGTCAGGTGATGGAACCCAGCAGTTCTTTGTACCCGGCAGTCAGGTGGTTGTACAAG CTGCAACCGGGGATATGCCAACCTACCAGATCCGGACACCAACTTCAAGTTTGCCCCAGGGAGTGGTGATGGCAGCCTCGCCAGGATCATTACACAGCCCACAGCAGCTTGCAGATGAGGTAACGCGGAAAAGGGAACACAGACTCATGAAAAACAG GGACGCTGCCAAAGAATGCCGCCGTCGGAAGAAGGAATATGTAAAGTGTTTGGAGAGTCGTGTTGGAATGCTGGAAGTCCAAAACAAGAAGTTAATTGAGGAACTTGAAAGCCTGAAAGACATTTACGGTGGAAAAACAAATTAG
- the LOC117400321 gene encoding cAMP-responsive element modulator-like isoform X1, with product MTMETVVDSQQDGSASDCVTDREAIQNQSTHSPVSTVTQVSGATGGSPAVTVVQLPGGQTVQVQGVIQATQQSVIQSPQIQTVQIAAIAETDESESAESVTDSKKRREILSRRPSYRKILNELSSDTPGVPKIEEEKSEEEVTPSNIATMAVPTSIYQTSTGQYIAIAQGGAIQIANPGSDGVQGLQTFTMTNSGTPQPGATIVQYATQSGDGTQQFFVPGSQVVVQAATGDMPTYQIRTPTSSLPQGVVMAASPGSLHSPQQLADEVTRKREHRLMKNREAARECRKKKKEYVKCLENRVAVLENQNKTLIEELKALKDLYCHKTE from the exons ATGACCATGGAAACTGTGGTTGACTCTCAGCAGGACGGAAGTGCTAGCGATTGTGTAACTGACAGAGAAGCAATCCAGAACCAGTCTACTCATTCTCCAGTTTCAACAGTTACACAG GTTTCTGGAGCAACAGGAGGATCTCCAGCTGTAACCGTGGTTCAGTTACCAGGCGGACAAACAGTACAGGTTCAAGGAGTCATTCAGGCAACACAACAATCAGTCATTCAGTCACCACAAATACAGACTGTTCAG atagcTGCAATAGCAGAGACAGATGAGTCGGAATCAGCAGAGAGTGTTACAGACTCAAAGAAAAGAAGAGAAATTCTCTCAAGGCGACCATCTTATAG AAAAATTCTTAACGAATTATCTTCAGATACACCGGGTGTTCCAAAGATTGAAGAGGAAAAGTCAGAAGAAGAGGTTACACCTTCAAACATAGCAACAATGGCAGTACCAACGTCCATCTATCAGACCAGCACTGGGCAATACA TTGCAATTGCTCAAGGGGGGGCAATCCAGATTGCCAATCCAGGATCTGATGGTGTTCAGGGACTACAGACATTTACCATGACAAATTCAGGAACCCCACAGCCTGGGGCTACAATTGTGCAGTATGCCACACAGTCAGGTGATGGAACCCAGCAGTTCTTTGTACCCGGCAGTCAGGTGGTTGTACAAG CTGCAACCGGGGATATGCCAACCTACCAGATCCGGACACCAACTTCAAGTTTGCCCCAGGGAGTGGTGATGGCAGCCTCGCCAGGATCATTACACAGCCCACAGCAGCTTGCAGATGAGGTAACGCGGAAAAGGGAACACAGACTCATGAAAAACAG GGAGGCTGCTCGGGAGTGCCGCAAGAAGAAGAAAGAATACGTCAAATGTCTTGAAAATCGTGtggctgtgcttgaaaatcaaaACAAGACCCTCATTGAGGAACTCAAAGCTCTAAAAGACCTTTACTGCCATAAAACGGAATAA
- the LOC117400321 gene encoding cAMP-responsive element modulator-like isoform X4, with protein sequence MAVTGDETEFAATGDMPTYQIRTPTSSLPQGVVMAASPGSLHSPQQLADEVTRKREHRLMKNRDAAKECRRRKKEYVKCLESRVGMLEVQNKKLIEELESLKDIYGGKTN encoded by the exons ATGGCTGTAACAGGGGATGAAACAGAATTTG CTGCAACCGGGGATATGCCAACCTACCAGATCCGGACACCAACTTCAAGTTTGCCCCAGGGAGTGGTGATGGCAGCCTCGCCAGGATCATTACACAGCCCACAGCAGCTTGCAGATGAGGTAACGCGGAAAAGGGAACACAGACTCATGAAAAACAG GGACGCTGCCAAAGAATGCCGCCGTCGGAAGAAGGAATATGTAAAGTGTTTGGAGAGTCGTGTTGGAATGCTGGAAGTCCAAAACAAGAAGTTAATTGAGGAACTTGAAAGCCTGAAAGACATTTACGGTGGAAAAACAAATTAG
- the LOC117400321 gene encoding cAMP-responsive element modulator-like isoform X3 gives MAVTGDETEFAATGDMPTYQIRTPTSSLPQGVVMAASPGSLHSPQQLADEVTRKREHRLMKNREAARECRKKKKEYVKCLENRVAVLENQNKTLIEELKALKDLYCHKTE, from the exons ATGGCTGTAACAGGGGATGAAACAGAATTTG CTGCAACCGGGGATATGCCAACCTACCAGATCCGGACACCAACTTCAAGTTTGCCCCAGGGAGTGGTGATGGCAGCCTCGCCAGGATCATTACACAGCCCACAGCAGCTTGCAGATGAGGTAACGCGGAAAAGGGAACACAGACTCATGAAAAACAG GGAGGCTGCTCGGGAGTGCCGCAAGAAGAAGAAAGAATACGTCAAATGTCTTGAAAATCGTGtggctgtgcttgaaaatcaaaACAAGACCCTCATTGAGGAACTCAAAGCTCTAAAAGACCTTTACTGCCATAAAACGGAATAA
- the LOC117400321 gene encoding cAMP-responsive element modulator-like isoform X5: MPTYQIRTPTSSLPQGVVMAASPGSLHSPQQLADEVTRKREHRLMKNREAARECRKKKKEYVKCLENRVAVLENQNKTLIEELKALKDLYCHKTE; encoded by the exons ATGCCAACCTACCAGATCCGGACACCAACTTCAAGTTTGCCCCAGGGAGTGGTGATGGCAGCCTCGCCAGGATCATTACACAGCCCACAGCAGCTTGCAGATGAGGTAACGCGGAAAAGGGAACACAGACTCATGAAAAACAG GGAGGCTGCTCGGGAGTGCCGCAAGAAGAAGAAAGAATACGTCAAATGTCTTGAAAATCGTGtggctgtgcttgaaaatcaaaACAAGACCCTCATTGAGGAACTCAAAGCTCTAAAAGACCTTTACTGCCATAAAACGGAATAA